Genomic window (Aquimarina sp. BL5):
TTCTGATTTCAGGATAATTAGCATTTCTAATTTCTTCCTTGTAGTTATAAATCGAATCTTTTGGCATCCATCCTCGTAAAGGCATACCCATATTAGATTGTCCAGAACAAATCCAAACTTCGCCAATTAATACGTCTTTAATCGATATTGTTGTTTCCTTAGATGTAATTTTAAGCTGAAAGGGACCGCCGAATTTTGGTGTTTGTAAACTTACTTTCCACCTTCCTGAAGCATCAACCTTTGCGATAGTAGTATTTCCCCAAGAACCGGTAACGGTAACTTTTTCACCTATGGCTCCCCAACCCCAGATTGGTACTTTACTTTTTTGTTGTAAGACTACACCGTCTGAAAACAATTTAGAAACAGACAATTCTTGAGCCCTACATACAGTAGAAATGAATACAAGTATCAGCCAAAAAAAGTATTTTTTCATGTTAATGCGTTGTTTTTTTAGTCACATCTTCTAAAATTATTTCTTCTCTTATATCCGATGCGGTTATATTAAATTTTACATTTTTTAATTTTAAATTTTCGATATGCCTACCGTACAAACCATAAGCAGGTAATACTTTAAAAAAGCTAAATTCCGGATATTCTTTTTCATTTTCTTCTACTGGTTTTAATACTAGATTTTTTTCACTTCCTGGTAAAGTAATTTCAATATTTTCGAGTAAAACACTTTCAATTTTGTGATTTTCAGTTCCTGTAATAAATATACCTGAAGGTGAAGAAACCCTTGAAGAGTCTAGACTTCTAGTTGTAGCTCTAATATTTTTGATATTAATGTTATTTATACTCCCTACGCTTTGTTTTTCAGCATTTCTATAGGTTCTTAAACGTTCTCCAAGTCTAATAAAAATGGGCATATCTACATTTTCCATTTCAATATTATCAATAGTTATGTCGTTAATATTTGCACCATCAACAGATAATAATTTTATTCCACCTCCTTTGGTATCGTAAATTTTACAGTCCTTTATGTTTATGTTATAAAAATCTCCCATGGACTCTGTACCAAATTTTATAGCTCCCCAATCGCTTTTTAGTTCGCAATTTTTCACAAAAACATTGTACGTTGGTTTTGGGCTTGTAGTTTTTATACAAATAGAATCATCGCCAGTATCTATTTTAGAATTGGTTATTTTTATATCAAAACTTGAATCTAGATCGACACCATCATTATTGTGGTTTGCATGACTGTAAATTGAAATGTCATCAACTTTTATAGTATTTGATTGATAAAAATGACATGTCCATGCAGCTGGTTGTCGTAGATTAATATTTGTGAGATTAATATTATTTGAGCGAACAAAACGAATTAAAAATGGGCGATTTCTTCCAAATTTTTTCTCTTCGTTTTTATCAATGTTTAATTCTTTTATTTTTTGTTGGATGTTTTTATATAGGAAAGCCTTACCATTACCATCAATAATTCCTTTTCCAGAAATACCTATGTTAGC
Coding sequences:
- a CDS encoding glycoside hydrolase family 28 protein translates to MKKIALLILIILLISCKSSSNKVYNVTDFGAKGDSLTLNTKFIQKAIDKCSQNGGGKVIVNKGIYISGTILLKNNVTLHVSQDTKLVGSSNPQDYKSTDAFTDATGQERGNCLIGATDAANIGISGKGIIDGNGKAFLYKNIQQKIKELNIDKNEEKKFGRNRPFLIRFVRSNNINLTNINLRQPAAWTCHFYQSNTIKVDDISIYSHANHNNDGVDLDSSFDIKITNSKIDTGDDSICIKTTSPKPTYNVFVKNCELKSDWGAIKFGTESMGDFYNINIKDCKIYDTKGGGIKLLSVDGANINDITIDNIEMENVDMPIFIRLGERLRTYRNAEKQSVGSINNINIKNIRATTRSLDSSRVSSPSGIFITGTENHKIESVLLENIEITLPGSEKNLVLKPVEENEKEYPEFSFFKVLPAYGLYGRHIENLKLKNVKFNITASDIREEIILEDVTKKTTH